One genomic window of Medicago truncatula cultivar Jemalong A17 chromosome 1, MtrunA17r5.0-ANR, whole genome shotgun sequence includes the following:
- the LOC11442229 gene encoding triadin isoform X1, with protein MASIDKELEEELLGAGNKLLDPPSSVDNLLDILIQIESCLSRVEQSPPESMLNALSPSLKALIADKLIKHSDADVKVALASCFSEITRITAPDAPYDDGQMKEVFRLIVSSFENLHDKSSRWYSKRTLILETVAKVRSCVVMLDLECDALILEMFQHFLKTIREHHPDNVFSSMETIMILCLEESEEISDDLLSPILDSVKKDNEEVLPIARKLGERVLESCATRLKPCLLQAVNTLGISLDDYGDVLASICKETSDNLAQNDVCATSGHVVHDRKSAEEPVEESAQVDSEITKEATPPQQDNAAGDRSPKSVMSNGIAQAGEDDTLDVSKSLEKQDGTDSPVLSKGNNLSGNDERDDMDTEKIDSKDPKLERSTIKKQDGTDSPVLSKGNNLSGNDERDDMDTEKIDSKEPKPERSVRRKGKKASSSKSTKPSKKSNVVSEKEAEKTADSKSSKKEVPISLNEDSVVEATGTSENDKEIKAKISSPKAGGLESDAAGSPSPSESNHDENRSKKRVRTKKNDSSAKEVAAEDISKKVSEGTSDSKVKPARPSAKKGPIRSSDVKTVVHAVMADVGSSSLKPEDKKKKTHVKGSSEKGLAKSSAEDEDKVTVSSLKSATKTTKDEHSEETPKTTLKRKRTPGKEKGSDTKKNDQSLVGKRVKVWWPDDNMFYKGVVDSFDSSTKKHKVLYDDGDEEILNFKEEKYEIVEVDADADPDVEEGSHRASPEPSADMPLKKKGKTNAGESKKEVKKESSKSGGATSSKSKTPSAKSNQKSKVAGKSDGEVTKKSKDSAQKTGGKSEDRSVKSGGKSEDRSVKSGSKSVDSAQKNNSKKTDGSKTKKSKDDDVETPKPAAAAKSKQETLKSGKSKQGTPKIASSSKTKSTKSTAKVKFNLLQEEDSDNENSDDSSKEVEVAKVKTPSSSKAGSEVKSGKKRSRN; from the exons ATGGCTTCCATCGATAAGGAGCTTGAAGAAGAGCTTCTTGGTGCTGGTAACAAGCTTCTAGATCCTCCTTCTTCTGTGGATAATCTACTTGACATCCTGATT CAAATTGAAAGCTGCCTATCAAGGGTTGAACAATCACCTCCTGAATCTATGCTAAATGCACTGTCTCCATCATTGAAAGCATTAATTGCTGATAAACTTATAAAGCATTCAGATGCTGATGTCAAAGTGGCTCTTGCCTCCTGCTTCAGTGAGATAACAAGAATCACTGCACCTGATGCTCCTTATGATGATGGTCAAATGAAG GAGGTCTTTAGGTTAATTGTATCTTCATTTGAAAATCTACATGATAAGTCAAGCCGATGGTACTCAAAGAGGACTTTAATCCTCGAAACAGTTGCAAAAGTCAGGTCATGTGTGGTAATGCTGGATCTTGAATGCGATGCCCTCATTTTGGAGATGTTTCAGCATTTCTTGAAGACAATAAG GGAACATCATCCAGATAATGTTTTCTCGTCCATGGAAACTATAATGATCCTCTGTCTAGAAGAAAGTGAAGAAATATCTGATGACTTACTCTCTCCAATCTTAGACAGTGTAAAGAAAGACAATGAG GAGGTTTTGCCAATTGCTCGAAAGTTGGGGGAAAGAGTCCTTGAAAGTTGTGCAACAAGGCTTAAACCCTGTTTATTGCAAGCTGTGAATACCTTGGGTATTTCTTTGGATGATTATGGTGATGTTCTTGCCTCAATATGCAAAGAGACATCTGATAACTTGGCGCAAAATGATGTATGTGCTACTAGTGGTCATGTG GTACATGATCGCAAATCAGCAGAAGAGCCTGTGGAGGAGTCGGCACAG GTGGATAGTGAGATTACAAAAGAAGCCACACCACCACAACAAGATAATGCTGCTGGAGACAGATCTCCCAAGTCTGTCATGAGCAATGGCATTGCACAGGCTGGTGAAGATGATACTTTAGATGTTTCAAAGTCCCTTGAGAAGCAAGATGGTACCGACTCTCCTGTTCTGTCCAAAGGAAATAATTTATCTGGTAATGATGAGCGCGATGATATGGACACTGAAAAAATCGACAGTAAAGATCCAAAGCTGGAAAGAAGTACCATTAAGAAGCAAGATGGTACCGACTCTCCTGTTCTGTCCAAAGGTAATAATTTATCTGGTAATGATGAGCGCGATGATATGGACACTGAAAAAATCGACAGTAAAGAACCAAAGCCGGAAAGAAGTGTCAGGAGGAAAGGAAAGAAAGCTAGCTCTTCAAAGTCGACCAAACCTTCTAAGAAGTCAAATGTTGTCAGTGAGAAGGAAGCTGAGAAAACAGCTGACTCTAAAAGTTCCAAAAAAGAAGTTCCTATTTCTCTTAATGAGGATAGTGTTGTTGAAGCTACCGGAACTTCAGAGAATGACAAAGAGATTAAAGCTAAGATTTCATCACCTAAAGCAGGTGGCCTTGAATCTGATGCTGCTGGTTCTCCTTCCCCAAGTGAGAGCAATCATGATGAGAATCGTTCTAAGAAACGCGTACGAACAAAAAAGAACGATAGCTCTGCAAAAGAAGTGGCTGCAGAAGATATTTCGAAAAAGGTGTCTGAAGGAACATCAGATTCTAAAGTAAAACCAGCAAGGCCATCGGCAAAAAAGGGACCCATTCGTAGCTCTGATGTGAAAACTGTTGTACACGCAGTTATGGCTGATGTTGGGTCATCTTCGCTGAAGCCGGAggacaagaaaaagaagacacaTGTGAAAGGTAGCTCAGAAAAGGGTCTAGCAAAATCTTCCGCTGAAGATGAGGATAAG GTAACGGTATCTTCACTTAAGTCAGCTACGAAAACAACCAAAGATGAACATTCAGAGGAGACTCCGAAGACAACTCTGAAGAGGAAGCGCACTCCAGGAAAAGAAAAG GGGTCTGATACGAAGAAAAATGATCAAAGCCTTGTTGGAAAACGGGTGAAAGTTTGGTGGCCAGATGATAATAT GTTTTATAAAGGTGTTGTTGATTCTTTTGATTCTTCCACTAAGAAGCACAAG GTCttatatgatgatggtgatgaggAAATATTGAATTTCAAAGAGGAGAAATATGAAATTGTTGAAGTTGATGCTGATGCTGATCCAGATGTG GAAGAAGGAAGTCATCGAGCAAGCCCTGAACCTTCTGCGGATAT GCCGctgaaaaagaaagggaaaacaaATGCTGGTGAATCAAAAAAGGAAGTAAAGAAGGAATCTTCTAAAAG TGGAGGAGCAACATCCAGTAAATCAAAGACACCATCTGCAAAGTCCAACCAAAAGTCCAAGGTTGCTGGCAAATCTGATGGTGAAGTTACTAAAAAATCCAAGGATTCTGCACAAAAAACTGGTGGTAAATCTGAGGATCGTTCTGTGAAAAGTGGTGGTAAATCTGAGGATCGATCTGTGAAAAGTGGCAGCAAATCTGTTGATTCTGCACAAAAAAACAATTCCAAGAAGACTGATGGTTCCAAGACAAAAAAATCcaaagatgatgatgttgaaacaCCAAAGCCTGCTGCTGCTGCCAAGTCTAAGCAAGAAACTCTGAAAAGTGGAAAATCCAAGCAAGGAACACCTAAGATTGCATCTTCCTCCAAGACAAAATCCACCAAGAGTACTGCCAAGGTGAAATTTAATTTGTTGCAGGAAGAAGATTCTGATAATGAGAACTCTGATGATTcatcaaaagaggttgaagtCGCAAAGGTTAAGACACCAAGTTCTTCAAAGGCTGGAAGTGAGGTCAAGAGTGGAAAGAAGCGCTCAAGAAACTAG
- the LOC11442229 gene encoding triadin isoform X2, with translation MASIDKELEEELLGAGNKLLDPPSSVDNLLDILIQIESCLSRVEQSPPESMLNALSPSLKALIADKLIKHSDADVKVALASCFSEITRITAPDAPYDDGQMKEVFRLIVSSFENLHDKSSRWYSKRTLILETVAKVRSCVVMLDLECDALILEMFQHFLKTIREHHPDNVFSSMETIMILCLEESEEISDDLLSPILDSVKKDNEEVLPIARKLGERVLESCATRLKPCLLQAVNTLGISLDDYGDVLASICKETSDNLAQNDVCATSGHVVHDRKSAEEPVEESAQVDSEITKEATPPQQDNAAGDRSPKSVMSNGIAQAGEDDTLDVSKSLEKQDGTDSPVLSKGNNLSGNDERDDMDTEKIDSKDPKLERSTIKKQDGTDSPVLSKGNNLSGNDERDDMDTEKIDSKEPKPERSVRRKGKKASSSKSTKPSKKSNVVSEKEAEKTADSKSSKKEVPISLNEDSVVEATGTSENDKEIKAKISSPKAGGLESDAAGSPSPSESNHDENRSKKRVRTKKNDSSAKEVAAEDISKKVSEGTSDSKVKPARPSAKKGPIRSSDVKTVVHAVMADVGSSSLKPEDKKKKTHVKGSSEKGLAKSSAEDEDKVTVSSLKSATKTTKDEHSEETPKTTLKRKRTPGKEKGSDTKKNDQSLVGKRVKVWWPDDNMFYKGVVDSFDSSTKKHKVLYDDGDEEILNFKEEKYEIVEVDADADPDEEGSHRASPEPSADMPLKKKGKTNAGESKKEVKKESSKSGGATSSKSKTPSAKSNQKSKVAGKSDGEVTKKSKDSAQKTGGKSEDRSVKSGGKSEDRSVKSGSKSVDSAQKNNSKKTDGSKTKKSKDDDVETPKPAAAAKSKQETLKSGKSKQGTPKIASSSKTKSTKSTAKVKFNLLQEEDSDNENSDDSSKEVEVAKVKTPSSSKAGSEVKSGKKRSRN, from the exons ATGGCTTCCATCGATAAGGAGCTTGAAGAAGAGCTTCTTGGTGCTGGTAACAAGCTTCTAGATCCTCCTTCTTCTGTGGATAATCTACTTGACATCCTGATT CAAATTGAAAGCTGCCTATCAAGGGTTGAACAATCACCTCCTGAATCTATGCTAAATGCACTGTCTCCATCATTGAAAGCATTAATTGCTGATAAACTTATAAAGCATTCAGATGCTGATGTCAAAGTGGCTCTTGCCTCCTGCTTCAGTGAGATAACAAGAATCACTGCACCTGATGCTCCTTATGATGATGGTCAAATGAAG GAGGTCTTTAGGTTAATTGTATCTTCATTTGAAAATCTACATGATAAGTCAAGCCGATGGTACTCAAAGAGGACTTTAATCCTCGAAACAGTTGCAAAAGTCAGGTCATGTGTGGTAATGCTGGATCTTGAATGCGATGCCCTCATTTTGGAGATGTTTCAGCATTTCTTGAAGACAATAAG GGAACATCATCCAGATAATGTTTTCTCGTCCATGGAAACTATAATGATCCTCTGTCTAGAAGAAAGTGAAGAAATATCTGATGACTTACTCTCTCCAATCTTAGACAGTGTAAAGAAAGACAATGAG GAGGTTTTGCCAATTGCTCGAAAGTTGGGGGAAAGAGTCCTTGAAAGTTGTGCAACAAGGCTTAAACCCTGTTTATTGCAAGCTGTGAATACCTTGGGTATTTCTTTGGATGATTATGGTGATGTTCTTGCCTCAATATGCAAAGAGACATCTGATAACTTGGCGCAAAATGATGTATGTGCTACTAGTGGTCATGTG GTACATGATCGCAAATCAGCAGAAGAGCCTGTGGAGGAGTCGGCACAG GTGGATAGTGAGATTACAAAAGAAGCCACACCACCACAACAAGATAATGCTGCTGGAGACAGATCTCCCAAGTCTGTCATGAGCAATGGCATTGCACAGGCTGGTGAAGATGATACTTTAGATGTTTCAAAGTCCCTTGAGAAGCAAGATGGTACCGACTCTCCTGTTCTGTCCAAAGGAAATAATTTATCTGGTAATGATGAGCGCGATGATATGGACACTGAAAAAATCGACAGTAAAGATCCAAAGCTGGAAAGAAGTACCATTAAGAAGCAAGATGGTACCGACTCTCCTGTTCTGTCCAAAGGTAATAATTTATCTGGTAATGATGAGCGCGATGATATGGACACTGAAAAAATCGACAGTAAAGAACCAAAGCCGGAAAGAAGTGTCAGGAGGAAAGGAAAGAAAGCTAGCTCTTCAAAGTCGACCAAACCTTCTAAGAAGTCAAATGTTGTCAGTGAGAAGGAAGCTGAGAAAACAGCTGACTCTAAAAGTTCCAAAAAAGAAGTTCCTATTTCTCTTAATGAGGATAGTGTTGTTGAAGCTACCGGAACTTCAGAGAATGACAAAGAGATTAAAGCTAAGATTTCATCACCTAAAGCAGGTGGCCTTGAATCTGATGCTGCTGGTTCTCCTTCCCCAAGTGAGAGCAATCATGATGAGAATCGTTCTAAGAAACGCGTACGAACAAAAAAGAACGATAGCTCTGCAAAAGAAGTGGCTGCAGAAGATATTTCGAAAAAGGTGTCTGAAGGAACATCAGATTCTAAAGTAAAACCAGCAAGGCCATCGGCAAAAAAGGGACCCATTCGTAGCTCTGATGTGAAAACTGTTGTACACGCAGTTATGGCTGATGTTGGGTCATCTTCGCTGAAGCCGGAggacaagaaaaagaagacacaTGTGAAAGGTAGCTCAGAAAAGGGTCTAGCAAAATCTTCCGCTGAAGATGAGGATAAG GTAACGGTATCTTCACTTAAGTCAGCTACGAAAACAACCAAAGATGAACATTCAGAGGAGACTCCGAAGACAACTCTGAAGAGGAAGCGCACTCCAGGAAAAGAAAAG GGGTCTGATACGAAGAAAAATGATCAAAGCCTTGTTGGAAAACGGGTGAAAGTTTGGTGGCCAGATGATAATAT GTTTTATAAAGGTGTTGTTGATTCTTTTGATTCTTCCACTAAGAAGCACAAG GTCttatatgatgatggtgatgaggAAATATTGAATTTCAAAGAGGAGAAATATGAAATTGTTGAAGTTGATGCTGATGCTGATCCAGAT GAAGAAGGAAGTCATCGAGCAAGCCCTGAACCTTCTGCGGATAT GCCGctgaaaaagaaagggaaaacaaATGCTGGTGAATCAAAAAAGGAAGTAAAGAAGGAATCTTCTAAAAG TGGAGGAGCAACATCCAGTAAATCAAAGACACCATCTGCAAAGTCCAACCAAAAGTCCAAGGTTGCTGGCAAATCTGATGGTGAAGTTACTAAAAAATCCAAGGATTCTGCACAAAAAACTGGTGGTAAATCTGAGGATCGTTCTGTGAAAAGTGGTGGTAAATCTGAGGATCGATCTGTGAAAAGTGGCAGCAAATCTGTTGATTCTGCACAAAAAAACAATTCCAAGAAGACTGATGGTTCCAAGACAAAAAAATCcaaagatgatgatgttgaaacaCCAAAGCCTGCTGCTGCTGCCAAGTCTAAGCAAGAAACTCTGAAAAGTGGAAAATCCAAGCAAGGAACACCTAAGATTGCATCTTCCTCCAAGACAAAATCCACCAAGAGTACTGCCAAGGTGAAATTTAATTTGTTGCAGGAAGAAGATTCTGATAATGAGAACTCTGATGATTcatcaaaagaggttgaagtCGCAAAGGTTAAGACACCAAGTTCTTCAAAGGCTGGAAGTGAGGTCAAGAGTGGAAAGAAGCGCTCAAGAAACTAG
- the LOC11442229 gene encoding triadin isoform X3 has translation MASIDKELEEELLGAGNKLLDPPSSVDNLLDILIQIESCLSRVEQSPPESMLNALSPSLKALIADKLIKHSDADVKVALASCFSEITRITAPDAPYDDGQMKEVFRLIVSSFENLHDKSSRWYSKRTLILETVAKVRSCVVMLDLECDALILEMFQHFLKTIREHHPDNVFSSMETIMILCLEESEEISDDLLSPILDSVKKDNEEVLPIARKLGERVLESCATRLKPCLLQAVNTLGISLDDYGDVLASICKETSDNLAQNDVHDRKSAEEPVEESAQVDSEITKEATPPQQDNAAGDRSPKSVMSNGIAQAGEDDTLDVSKSLEKQDGTDSPVLSKGNNLSGNDERDDMDTEKIDSKDPKLERSTIKKQDGTDSPVLSKGNNLSGNDERDDMDTEKIDSKEPKPERSVRRKGKKASSSKSTKPSKKSNVVSEKEAEKTADSKSSKKEVPISLNEDSVVEATGTSENDKEIKAKISSPKAGGLESDAAGSPSPSESNHDENRSKKRVRTKKNDSSAKEVAAEDISKKVSEGTSDSKVKPARPSAKKGPIRSSDVKTVVHAVMADVGSSSLKPEDKKKKTHVKGSSEKGLAKSSAEDEDKVTVSSLKSATKTTKDEHSEETPKTTLKRKRTPGKEKGSDTKKNDQSLVGKRVKVWWPDDNMFYKGVVDSFDSSTKKHKVLYDDGDEEILNFKEEKYEIVEVDADADPDVEEGSHRASPEPSADMPLKKKGKTNAGESKKEVKKESSKSGGATSSKSKTPSAKSNQKSKVAGKSDGEVTKKSKDSAQKTGGKSEDRSVKSGGKSEDRSVKSGSKSVDSAQKNNSKKTDGSKTKKSKDDDVETPKPAAAAKSKQETLKSGKSKQGTPKIASSSKTKSTKSTAKVKFNLLQEEDSDNENSDDSSKEVEVAKVKTPSSSKAGSEVKSGKKRSRN, from the exons ATGGCTTCCATCGATAAGGAGCTTGAAGAAGAGCTTCTTGGTGCTGGTAACAAGCTTCTAGATCCTCCTTCTTCTGTGGATAATCTACTTGACATCCTGATT CAAATTGAAAGCTGCCTATCAAGGGTTGAACAATCACCTCCTGAATCTATGCTAAATGCACTGTCTCCATCATTGAAAGCATTAATTGCTGATAAACTTATAAAGCATTCAGATGCTGATGTCAAAGTGGCTCTTGCCTCCTGCTTCAGTGAGATAACAAGAATCACTGCACCTGATGCTCCTTATGATGATGGTCAAATGAAG GAGGTCTTTAGGTTAATTGTATCTTCATTTGAAAATCTACATGATAAGTCAAGCCGATGGTACTCAAAGAGGACTTTAATCCTCGAAACAGTTGCAAAAGTCAGGTCATGTGTGGTAATGCTGGATCTTGAATGCGATGCCCTCATTTTGGAGATGTTTCAGCATTTCTTGAAGACAATAAG GGAACATCATCCAGATAATGTTTTCTCGTCCATGGAAACTATAATGATCCTCTGTCTAGAAGAAAGTGAAGAAATATCTGATGACTTACTCTCTCCAATCTTAGACAGTGTAAAGAAAGACAATGAG GAGGTTTTGCCAATTGCTCGAAAGTTGGGGGAAAGAGTCCTTGAAAGTTGTGCAACAAGGCTTAAACCCTGTTTATTGCAAGCTGTGAATACCTTGGGTATTTCTTTGGATGATTATGGTGATGTTCTTGCCTCAATATGCAAAGAGACATCTGATAACTTGGCGCAAAATGAT GTACATGATCGCAAATCAGCAGAAGAGCCTGTGGAGGAGTCGGCACAG GTGGATAGTGAGATTACAAAAGAAGCCACACCACCACAACAAGATAATGCTGCTGGAGACAGATCTCCCAAGTCTGTCATGAGCAATGGCATTGCACAGGCTGGTGAAGATGATACTTTAGATGTTTCAAAGTCCCTTGAGAAGCAAGATGGTACCGACTCTCCTGTTCTGTCCAAAGGAAATAATTTATCTGGTAATGATGAGCGCGATGATATGGACACTGAAAAAATCGACAGTAAAGATCCAAAGCTGGAAAGAAGTACCATTAAGAAGCAAGATGGTACCGACTCTCCTGTTCTGTCCAAAGGTAATAATTTATCTGGTAATGATGAGCGCGATGATATGGACACTGAAAAAATCGACAGTAAAGAACCAAAGCCGGAAAGAAGTGTCAGGAGGAAAGGAAAGAAAGCTAGCTCTTCAAAGTCGACCAAACCTTCTAAGAAGTCAAATGTTGTCAGTGAGAAGGAAGCTGAGAAAACAGCTGACTCTAAAAGTTCCAAAAAAGAAGTTCCTATTTCTCTTAATGAGGATAGTGTTGTTGAAGCTACCGGAACTTCAGAGAATGACAAAGAGATTAAAGCTAAGATTTCATCACCTAAAGCAGGTGGCCTTGAATCTGATGCTGCTGGTTCTCCTTCCCCAAGTGAGAGCAATCATGATGAGAATCGTTCTAAGAAACGCGTACGAACAAAAAAGAACGATAGCTCTGCAAAAGAAGTGGCTGCAGAAGATATTTCGAAAAAGGTGTCTGAAGGAACATCAGATTCTAAAGTAAAACCAGCAAGGCCATCGGCAAAAAAGGGACCCATTCGTAGCTCTGATGTGAAAACTGTTGTACACGCAGTTATGGCTGATGTTGGGTCATCTTCGCTGAAGCCGGAggacaagaaaaagaagacacaTGTGAAAGGTAGCTCAGAAAAGGGTCTAGCAAAATCTTCCGCTGAAGATGAGGATAAG GTAACGGTATCTTCACTTAAGTCAGCTACGAAAACAACCAAAGATGAACATTCAGAGGAGACTCCGAAGACAACTCTGAAGAGGAAGCGCACTCCAGGAAAAGAAAAG GGGTCTGATACGAAGAAAAATGATCAAAGCCTTGTTGGAAAACGGGTGAAAGTTTGGTGGCCAGATGATAATAT GTTTTATAAAGGTGTTGTTGATTCTTTTGATTCTTCCACTAAGAAGCACAAG GTCttatatgatgatggtgatgaggAAATATTGAATTTCAAAGAGGAGAAATATGAAATTGTTGAAGTTGATGCTGATGCTGATCCAGATGTG GAAGAAGGAAGTCATCGAGCAAGCCCTGAACCTTCTGCGGATAT GCCGctgaaaaagaaagggaaaacaaATGCTGGTGAATCAAAAAAGGAAGTAAAGAAGGAATCTTCTAAAAG TGGAGGAGCAACATCCAGTAAATCAAAGACACCATCTGCAAAGTCCAACCAAAAGTCCAAGGTTGCTGGCAAATCTGATGGTGAAGTTACTAAAAAATCCAAGGATTCTGCACAAAAAACTGGTGGTAAATCTGAGGATCGTTCTGTGAAAAGTGGTGGTAAATCTGAGGATCGATCTGTGAAAAGTGGCAGCAAATCTGTTGATTCTGCACAAAAAAACAATTCCAAGAAGACTGATGGTTCCAAGACAAAAAAATCcaaagatgatgatgttgaaacaCCAAAGCCTGCTGCTGCTGCCAAGTCTAAGCAAGAAACTCTGAAAAGTGGAAAATCCAAGCAAGGAACACCTAAGATTGCATCTTCCTCCAAGACAAAATCCACCAAGAGTACTGCCAAGGTGAAATTTAATTTGTTGCAGGAAGAAGATTCTGATAATGAGAACTCTGATGATTcatcaaaagaggttgaagtCGCAAAGGTTAAGACACCAAGTTCTTCAAAGGCTGGAAGTGAGGTCAAGAGTGGAAAGAAGCGCTCAAGAAACTAG
- the LOC11442228 gene encoding ubiquitin C-terminal hydrolase 22: protein MMFQRNPLHTNPEPCNHLSDYKLKHGFNGYKAIQKLLVTSPIGRTSLKKPNLRILRCSFCNGCEKRVFLCLICSSFCCLDHTLLHIQTENGHDLFVDVERCELYCGVCCDQIYDPDFDQFVMAKHSMVLPNGVVGNESIGQRLIKRRRLVSGVGLYLQNESKFRFETKDLRGKSCFPEGLRGLNSLGSTCFMNSVLQALLHAPPFRDYFLSGGHSLEDCKRRTTERLCLICDINTVFSAMYSGDRNPYSPAQFLYSWWQHSANLASYEQQDAHEFFISMLDAIHEKEGITKNGSKGNGGDCQCIAHRVFYGQLRSEVTCMACGFTSTTYDPFLDISLNLDINISLTEKGKKLTKQNADDNMSTLLGCLDLFTRPEKLGSDQKLYCQNCKERQNALKQMSISKLPLVLTLHVKRFEHSFVKKLSRKIDRYLQFPFSLDMTPYLSSSILRAKYGNRIFNFGGDESDTFSKFEIFAVVTHSGTLESGHYVTFVRLRKQWYRCDDAWITKVDEATVRASQCYMIFYVQKTLYNKANEDLSHLPNSPGREILIPIAGCC, encoded by the exons ATGATGTTTCAAAGAAACCCTTTACACACAAACCCTGAACCATGCAACCATCTTTCAGATTACAAGCTTAAACATGGTTTCAATGGCTACAAAGCCATTCAAAAGCTACTTGTAACTTCTCCAATTGGTAGAACTAGTTTGAAAAAACCAAATTTAAGAATACTCAGATGCAGTTTTTGTAATGGGTGTGAAAAGAGggtttttttatgtttgatttgttCTTCATTCTGTTGTTTGGATCATACCCTTTTGCATATTCAAACTGAAAATGGTCATGATTTGTTTGTTGATGTAGAAAGGTGTGAACTTTACTGTGGGGTGTGTTGTGATCAAATTTATGACCCTGATTTTGATCAATTTGTTATGGCTAAACATTCAATGGTTTTGCCAAATGGTGTTGTTGGAAATGAGAGTATTGGTCAGAGGTTGATTAAGAGAAGGAGATTGGTTTCTGGGGTTGGATTGTATTTGCAAAATGAATCTAAGTTTAGATTTGAAACCAAAGATCTGAGGGGAAAATCTTGTTTTCCTGAAGGTTTGAGGGGCTTGAACAGTTTAGGTAGTACTTGTTTTATGAATTCTGTGTTGCAAGCATTGCTACATGCACCTCCATTCAGGGACTATTTCTTGAGTGGTGGACATAGTTTGGAAGATTGTAAAAGAAGAACGACGGAACGGttgtgtttgatttgtgatATCAATACTGTTTTTTCAGCTATGTATTCCGGTGATCGAAATCCTTATAGCCCTGCTCAGTTTCTCTACAG CTGGTGGCAGCATTCAGCAAATTTAGCGAGTTACGAACAGCAGGATGCTCACGagtttttcatttcaatgttAGATGCAATTCATGAGAAAGAGGGCATAACAAAGAATGGAAGCAAAG GCAATGGTGGTGACTGTCAATGCATTGCTCATAGAGTGTTCTATGGACAATTGAGATCAGAAGTTACATGTATGGCCTGTGGATTCACCTCAACAACCTATGACCCTTTTTTGGACATTTCACTTAATCTCGATATCAATATATCTTTGACCGAAAAGGGTAAAAAACTTACCAAACAAAATGCGGATGACAACATGTCGACACTTCTCGGTTGTTTGGATTTGTTCACTCGGCCAGAGAAGCTAGGGTCAGATCAGAAACTTTACTGCCAAAATTGTAAGGAGAGGCAGAATGCATTGAAACAAATGTCTATTAGTAAACTCCCTTTGGTACTTACTTTGCATGTAAAACGATTTGAGCATTCTTTCGTTAAGAAGTTATCGAGAAAGATTGACCGCTACCTACAATTTCCATTCTCCTTGGACATGACTCCATATTTGTCCTCTTCTATCCTCAGAGCCAAATATGGAAATcgaatttttaattttggagGCGATGAATCAGATACATTTTCCAAGTTCGAGATATTCGCAGTGGTGACACATTCGGGGACGCTCGAGTCTGGCCATTATGTTACTTTTGTACGGTTAAGGAAGCAATGGTATCGATGTGACGATGCTTGGATAACGAAGGTTGATGAGGCAACGGTAAGAGCTTCACAATGTTATATGATCTTCTATGTTCAGAAGACTTTGTACAATAAAGCAAATGAAGATTTGAGCCACCTTCCAAATTCACCTGGAAGAGAGATTTTGATTCCTATCGCTGGTTGTTGCTAG